From Tiliqua scincoides isolate rTilSci1 chromosome 2, rTilSci1.hap2, whole genome shotgun sequence, the proteins below share one genomic window:
- the PIRT gene encoding phosphoinositide-interacting protein — METHPKEMEEDEKIPESKDLLPSQTASTLCISSRSESTWNAAPRNKWDIYHKPVIVLSVGGAVFLFGVAITSLTCLTTSNVNNTITTKKVFKLCGPAFLSLGLMLLVCGLVWIPIIRKKLRQRQQYHFLQSIKSFFPC; from the coding sequence ATGGAAACCCATCCAAAAGAGATGGAGGAAGACGAAAAGATCCCCGAGTCCAAAGACTTGCTGCCCAGCCAAACAGCCAGCACCCTGTGCATCAGCTCTCGCAGTGAGTCCACCTGGAATGCAGCCCCCCGAAACAAGTGGGATATTTATCACAAGCCAGtcattgtgctgtcagtgggtgGAGCTGTTTTCCTCTTTGGAGTGGCCATCACCAGCCTGACCTGCCTTACCACAAGCAACGTAAACAACACCATCACAACCAAGAAGGTTTTTAAACTATGTGGGCCAGCTTTCCTGTCGCTTGGCCTCATGCTGCTGGTGTGCGGGCTTGTCTGGATCCCCATCATTCGCAAAAAGTTGAGGCAGAGACAGCAATATCACTTCCTCCAGAGCATCAAGTCTTTCTTCCCCTGTTGA